Proteins from a single region of Chryseobacterium sp. T16E-39:
- a CDS encoding TetR/AcrR family transcriptional regulator produces MKEESKKKDTTTEDKIKEAARIVFYKKGFAATRTRDIAEEADINLALLNYYFRSKAKLFEIIMLETMSGFFQSLLVALNTEQTTLEEKVEHVVGRYIDLIIIEPEIPTFIISELRNNPNLLLQKIPLKEVVQSSVFLKQHQEAVKKGEIIEPNPLHFLINLLGLTVFPFIAKPMLMGSSELNNKEFNTLMLQRKKLIPMWIKAMMAAG; encoded by the coding sequence ATGAAAGAAGAATCTAAAAAAAAGGATACTACCACAGAAGACAAAATAAAAGAAGCAGCAAGAATCGTATTTTATAAAAAGGGATTTGCCGCGACCAGAACCAGGGATATTGCAGAAGAAGCAGATATCAATCTGGCTTTGCTTAATTATTATTTCCGGAGTAAGGCCAAATTATTTGAGATCATCATGCTGGAAACGATGTCAGGTTTTTTCCAAAGCTTGCTGGTCGCATTAAATACTGAACAAACTACACTTGAAGAAAAAGTAGAGCATGTGGTCGGAAGGTATATTGATCTGATTATTATAGAGCCGGAAATCCCCACTTTTATCATCAGTGAGCTTCGGAACAATCCAAATTTGTTGCTGCAAAAAATTCCCTTAAAAGAAGTTGTACAGTCTTCTGTCTTTTTAAAACAACATCAGGAAGCCGTAAAAAAAGGCGAAATTATTGAACCTAACCCTTTGCACTTTCTAATCAATCTGCTGGGATTAACTGTATTTCCTTTCATAGCAAAACCTATGTTGATGGGAAGTAGCGAACTTAATAATAAAGAGTTTAACACTTTAATGTTGCAGCGTAAAAAGCTTATTCCTATGTGGATAAAAGCGATGATGGCTGCAGGCTAA
- the arsB gene encoding ACR3 family arsenite efflux transporter: protein MQPKLKFLDRFLTLWIFFAMFLGIILGYLFPDIPSAIGKLSIGATNIPLAMGLIIMMYPPLAKVDYSLLPKVLLDKKSIGISLILNWIIGPVLMFILAVAFLRNEPDYMIGLILIGLARCIAMVLVWNGLARGNSEYAALLVALNSIFQIFTYSFMIWLFINILPQKLGLAHFNIDVSIKEVTQSVFIYLGLPFIAGFLSRYFLIKLKGENWYNRSFIAVISPLTLYALLFTIVLMFSLKGDQIVQLPINVVKVAVSLVIYFILMFLISFFTNRIFNISYDKNASIAFTATGNNFELAIAVSISVFGIHSAQAFVGVIGPLVEVPVLIVLVKISLWLRKKYY from the coding sequence ATGCAGCCCAAATTAAAATTTCTTGACAGGTTTCTTACCCTGTGGATATTTTTTGCCATGTTCTTAGGGATTATATTAGGCTATTTATTCCCGGACATTCCCTCTGCCATTGGTAAGTTATCGATCGGGGCCACTAATATCCCCTTAGCTATGGGTTTGATAATAATGATGTACCCACCATTGGCAAAGGTTGATTATTCGCTATTGCCAAAAGTTCTTCTGGATAAGAAATCGATAGGCATTTCCTTGATATTAAACTGGATTATCGGTCCTGTTTTAATGTTCATTTTAGCGGTTGCATTTTTGAGAAATGAACCAGATTATATGATTGGCTTGATTCTTATCGGGCTTGCAAGATGTATCGCTATGGTCCTGGTTTGGAATGGCCTTGCTAGGGGCAATAGTGAATATGCTGCACTGTTGGTGGCATTAAACAGCATCTTTCAGATATTTACTTATAGCTTTATGATTTGGCTGTTTATCAATATACTTCCTCAAAAGTTAGGTCTTGCCCATTTTAATATAGATGTATCTATAAAAGAGGTTACCCAAAGTGTTTTCATTTATTTAGGCCTTCCATTCATCGCAGGTTTTCTAAGCCGTTATTTCCTTATAAAATTAAAAGGGGAGAACTGGTACAACCGAAGCTTTATTGCCGTGATATCCCCACTCACTTTATACGCTTTACTCTTTACCATTGTATTGATGTTCAGTCTTAAAGGAGATCAGATAGTACAGCTTCCCATAAATGTTGTTAAAGTAGCTGTTTCCCTCGTTATCTATTTTATTCTGATGTTTCTTATAAGCTTTTTTACTAATAGAATATTTAACATTTCATACGATAAAAATGCCTCAATAGCATTTACAGCCACAGGAAATAATTTTGAACTGGCAATAGCAGTATCTATTTCTGTATTTGGTATTCACTCTGCACAGGCTTTCGTAGGGGTCATTGGCCCTCTTGTAGAGGTACCTGTCCTGATAGTATTGGTTAAAATAAGCCTATGGCTTAGGAAAAAGTACTATTAA
- a CDS encoding ArsR/SmtB family transcription factor has translation MGATKTDHFTDEQNKIAIIAKALGHPARIAIIEYLLKVNTCICGDIVNELPLAQATISQHLKELKNAELIKGNIEGTAICYCIDEKTFEVLKEYFSKIISTVTTQKCC, from the coding sequence ATGGGAGCAACTAAAACAGACCATTTTACCGATGAGCAAAATAAAATAGCCATTATTGCAAAAGCCTTAGGACATCCGGCAAGAATTGCTATTATAGAATATCTATTGAAAGTGAACACTTGTATCTGTGGAGATATTGTTAATGAACTTCCTCTGGCTCAGGCAACAATCTCTCAGCATTTAAAAGAACTAAAAAATGCGGAATTAATTAAAGGAAATATTGAAGGAACCGCAATTTGTTACTGTATTGATGAAAAAACTTTTGAAGTTCTCAAAGAATATTTTTCAAAAATAATATCAACGGTAACCACCCAAAAATGCTGTTAA
- a CDS encoding ABC transporter permease: protein MKQLLVFIKKEFYHVFRDRRTLLILFGLPMVQIILFGYALSSEVKNIGIAVQDNAHDIHSQQIISKIQASPYFKMQDPILNYPDVEKRFKEGSIKCAVIFPVHFGEDLYRTGGAQIQVIADASDPNTATILTNYLNTIINDYQQQLNPNIRTPYKIIPEVRLLYNEEQNGSLNFIPGVIALIFMIVSTALTSVSVVREKEMGTMEILLVSPFKPVMVLMAKAIPYLVLSLVNFVIILLLSVYLLDVEIRGSLLLLFGESIIFIITCLSLGLLISNVTNSQQTAMLISMMGMMLPTLLLTGFMFPIENMPWIFRVVSHILPSRYYYDIVKAVMLKGLGFSYVWKETLILLGMAAGLLTLALKKFKIRLS, encoded by the coding sequence ATGAAACAGTTACTCGTATTTATAAAAAAGGAATTTTACCATGTATTCAGGGACCGGAGGACCTTGCTGATCCTTTTCGGCCTGCCCATGGTACAGATCATATTGTTTGGATATGCATTGAGCAGTGAGGTGAAGAATATTGGCATTGCAGTACAGGATAATGCCCACGACATTCATTCACAGCAGATTATTTCAAAGATACAGGCAAGTCCTTATTTTAAAATGCAGGATCCTATCCTTAATTATCCGGATGTTGAAAAAAGATTTAAAGAAGGAAGCATAAAATGTGCAGTTATTTTTCCGGTACATTTCGGGGAAGACCTCTACCGCACCGGTGGAGCACAGATACAGGTCATCGCAGATGCTTCAGATCCCAATACAGCGACTATACTGACCAATTATCTTAACACCATCATTAATGACTATCAGCAACAGCTTAATCCCAATATCAGGACTCCTTATAAAATAATTCCGGAAGTAAGGTTGCTGTACAATGAAGAACAAAACGGATCCCTGAATTTTATTCCCGGTGTTATTGCCTTAATCTTTATGATCGTAAGCACAGCGTTAACGTCCGTATCGGTAGTCCGGGAAAAAGAAATGGGAACTATGGAAATTCTACTGGTTTCTCCTTTTAAGCCTGTTATGGTTCTGATGGCTAAAGCGATCCCTTATCTTGTTTTATCTCTGGTGAATTTCGTTATTATTCTACTGCTCTCTGTCTACTTATTGGACGTAGAGATCCGTGGAAGTCTTCTATTATTATTTGGGGAGAGCATCATATTTATTATTACCTGTCTTTCCCTTGGACTGCTTATCTCCAACGTCACCAATTCCCAGCAGACGGCGATGCTGATCTCTATGATGGGAATGATGCTGCCTACATTATTGCTCACAGGCTTTATGTTTCCTATTGAAAATATGCCCTGGATATTCCGGGTCGTATCCCACATTCTTCCATCCCGATATTACTATGATATCGTAAAGGCGGTCATGCTGAAAGGTCTTGGGTTCAGTTATGTCTGGAAGGAGACCCTTATTTTACTAGGTATGGCGGCTGGACTGTTAACGCTTGCCTTAAAGAAATTTAAAATCCGTTTGTCATGA
- a CDS encoding protein-tyrosine-phosphatase, giving the protein MYPKLLQTIELLQNREITEERKATLRPLTEFIQRKWQDHKPIYLNFICTHNSRRSHLSQVWAQVAGSYFGITELISYSGGTEETSLFPKVAETLMAQGFLIQKLSDSENPVYMIKYDQDLHPIIGFSKKYDHPFNPVSGFAAVMTCSQADGGCPFIPGADQRIPITFEDPKISDHTPEQTEVYHERSLEIGAEIFYIFSQVIQH; this is encoded by the coding sequence ATGTATCCAAAACTTTTACAAACAATCGAACTACTACAAAACCGCGAGATCACAGAAGAAAGAAAAGCCACACTAAGACCATTAACAGAATTTATTCAAAGAAAATGGCAGGATCACAAACCCATATATCTCAATTTTATTTGTACCCACAATTCAAGGAGGAGCCATTTATCTCAAGTGTGGGCACAAGTAGCGGGCTCTTATTTTGGGATCACTGAACTAATATCATACTCAGGGGGAACAGAAGAAACCTCTTTATTTCCTAAAGTGGCAGAGACTTTGATGGCACAGGGATTTTTGATTCAGAAGCTTTCCGACTCTGAAAATCCTGTTTATATGATAAAGTATGATCAGGATTTACACCCGATTATAGGCTTTTCTAAAAAATATGACCATCCTTTCAATCCTGTTTCTGGTTTTGCGGCTGTCATGACATGCTCACAGGCAGATGGAGGATGTCCTTTTATTCCAGGTGCGGATCAACGTATTCCCATTACTTTTGAAGATCCGAAAATTTCGGATCATACTCCTGAACAGACAGAAGTTTATCATGAGAGAAGTTTGGAAATAGGCGCAGAGATCTTTTATATTTTTTCACAGGTAATACAACATTAA
- a CDS encoding ABC transporter permease, with translation MKVLSFILRKEFRQIFRDKIILAMMFLMPTIQLIIMPWAANFEVKNINIAYIDHDHSSYSQKLIHKIASSGYFKIAGSPDSYQKGLQMIEHGDADLVLEIPAHFERNLVREKKQKLNLSVDAINGTKSSLGGSYLVSVIGDFNSNLDINIKSPDNTLNAAQANIKVANSNWYNPRAEYKYYMVPGILVLLLTLIGGFITALNIVREKEIGTIEQINVTPIKKWQFILGKLIPFWIVGMTVFTIGLIVMYIIYGIFPEGSLLTLYLFAAVYLIALLGLGLLISTFADTQLQAMFIAFFFMMIFMLMSGFFTNTESMPNWARQISNFTPVTHFIKVVRLIVLKGSGFNEIKTEFFYLIGFAILLNTLAIFNYRKTS, from the coding sequence ATGAAAGTACTCAGCTTTATATTAAGAAAAGAATTCCGTCAGATCTTCAGGGACAAGATTATCCTGGCTATGATGTTTCTGATGCCCACCATCCAGTTGATCATCATGCCCTGGGCGGCTAATTTTGAGGTAAAAAATATTAATATTGCATACATTGACCATGACCACAGCAGTTATTCTCAAAAGCTGATTCATAAAATTGCTTCATCAGGATATTTTAAAATAGCAGGAAGCCCGGATTCCTATCAGAAAGGGTTACAAATGATTGAACATGGTGATGCAGATCTTGTTTTGGAAATCCCGGCCCATTTTGAACGCAATTTAGTTCGTGAAAAAAAACAGAAGCTTAATCTCTCTGTAGACGCAATTAACGGAACAAAATCATCATTAGGAGGAAGCTACCTGGTATCGGTTATCGGGGATTTTAACAGCAACCTGGATATTAATATCAAATCACCGGATAATACCCTGAATGCTGCTCAAGCCAATATCAAAGTAGCAAATTCCAACTGGTATAATCCAAGAGCTGAATACAAATACTATATGGTTCCCGGTATATTGGTACTTCTTCTAACCCTGATCGGAGGTTTTATTACTGCTCTAAATATTGTCAGGGAGAAAGAAATCGGAACGATTGAACAGATCAACGTTACTCCCATCAAAAAATGGCAGTTTATTTTGGGAAAACTGATTCCTTTCTGGATCGTCGGAATGACTGTTTTTACAATAGGCCTGATCGTCATGTATATTATCTACGGAATATTTCCAGAGGGAAGCCTGTTAACGCTTTATCTCTTTGCTGCGGTTTATCTTATTGCATTGCTGGGTTTAGGATTGTTGATCTCCACTTTCGCAGATACTCAGCTTCAGGCTATGTTCATTGCATTTTTCTTTATGATGATCTTTATGCTGATGAGTGGATTTTTCACCAATACTGAAAGTATGCCCAATTGGGCAAGGCAAATATCAAACTTCACTCCGGTTACTCATTTTATTAAAGTGGTACGACTTATTGTATTAAAAGGAAGTGGATTCAATGAGATTAAAACAGAATTTTTCTACCTGATAGGATTTGCAATACTGTTGAACACTCTGGCCATTTTTAATTATAGAAAAACAAGTTAA
- a CDS encoding DoxX family protein: MKKNFFLRIALSVILLMHSVFSIFSGDVNNFGLHFLNNVGFSPLGLYLAWSVKLTHLLSVPLLWMDKYLKTVATANISIFILGIYFVHLQNGWYVVGGGTNGVEFNFLLIFCFLNLLFPEFSFHSQKNK; encoded by the coding sequence ATGAAAAAGAATTTCTTCTTACGTATAGCTTTATCAGTTATTTTACTGATGCACAGTGTGTTTTCTATTTTTAGTGGAGACGTCAATAATTTTGGTCTCCACTTTTTAAATAACGTTGGATTCAGCCCGTTGGGACTTTACCTCGCATGGTCTGTGAAGCTCACTCATCTTTTATCAGTTCCTTTGCTGTGGATGGATAAATATTTAAAAACTGTGGCAACGGCAAATATCTCTATTTTCATTCTTGGGATTTACTTTGTTCACTTGCAGAATGGATGGTATGTAGTTGGAGGAGGCACCAATGGTGTTGAATTTAATTTCCTGTTGATTTTCTGTTTTCTGAATCTTCTGTTTCCTGAATTTTCATTCCATTCCCAAAAAAACAAGTAG
- a CDS encoding HlyD family secretion protein — MKKIIISSVFALLTSACQQKDNFDASGNFEADEVIVSAQQNGELITYSVQEGSQLQAGSKVGQIDVKIAALQKEQAEASIGALSQKTNNVDEQNLLIKKQLAVQEAQLAQQLRERTRTANLLKADAATRKQLDDIDATIDQLKKQIEATRQQLSVNNSNVNTQNRSILSEKAPLEKTAAQFQEQINKGQIINPIDGVVLVNYALQGEMQTIGKPLYKIANTNTLDLRAYITGTQLPQIKIGQIVKVRIDQGKKGFKEYQGTIRWISDKSEFSPKSIQTKDERANLVYAIKVRVKNDGYLKIGMYGEVVF, encoded by the coding sequence ATGAAAAAAATAATCATATCCTCAGTCTTTGCTTTACTCACGAGTGCATGCCAGCAAAAAGACAATTTTGATGCTTCTGGAAATTTTGAAGCCGATGAAGTTATTGTTTCTGCCCAACAAAATGGTGAATTGATCACCTATTCTGTTCAGGAAGGATCACAACTTCAGGCGGGAAGCAAAGTAGGCCAGATAGATGTAAAAATAGCTGCTCTCCAGAAAGAACAGGCCGAAGCAAGCATCGGTGCTTTAAGCCAGAAAACAAATAATGTAGATGAACAGAATCTCTTGATCAAAAAGCAACTGGCTGTGCAGGAAGCTCAGCTCGCTCAACAACTCCGGGAACGGACACGCACAGCTAACCTTTTGAAAGCAGATGCGGCTACCCGCAAACAGCTAGATGATATTGATGCAACTATTGACCAACTGAAAAAACAGATTGAAGCAACCCGTCAGCAGCTTTCAGTGAATAACTCAAATGTCAACACCCAAAACAGAAGTATCCTAAGTGAAAAGGCACCTCTCGAAAAGACAGCGGCGCAGTTTCAGGAACAAATCAATAAAGGGCAGATCATTAATCCTATTGATGGAGTTGTACTTGTTAATTATGCTCTTCAGGGAGAAATGCAGACAATTGGTAAGCCATTATACAAAATTGCCAACACCAATACGCTCGATTTACGTGCTTATATTACGGGAACACAACTTCCACAGATCAAAATAGGTCAGATCGTGAAAGTAAGAATTGATCAGGGCAAAAAAGGATTTAAAGAATATCAGGGAACCATCCGATGGATTTCAGACAAATCTGAATTTTCTCCCAAAAGCATTCAAACCAAAGATGAAAGAGCCAATCTCGTTTATGCCATAAAAGTGCGCGTAAAAAACGATGGATATTTGAAAATTGGAATGTATGGGGAAGTAGTTTTTTGA
- a CDS encoding ABC transporter ATP-binding protein — protein sequence MHSIIVKNLTKSYGNIKAVDDVSFEVKKGELFGLIGPDGAGKTSIFRILTTLLLADSGTAIVEGHDVVNEYQTIRNKVGYMPGKFSLYQDLTVAENLDFFATLFGTTIEENYSLIKDIYEQIKPFNDRRAGKLSGGMKQKLALCCALIHKPEVLFLDEPTTGVDVVSRKEFWDMLGKLKEQNISIIVSTPYMDEARLCDRIALIQGGKIMSVDQPEIIVKNFPKPLFAVKAKNIYQLLENLRSDQAIESCYAFGEYLHLTLVSETGSEEDIIELAKGYHPEDFEVIKITPTIEDSFIRLMREQKNIKETADGK from the coding sequence ATGCATTCAATTATCGTAAAAAACCTAACCAAATCCTACGGAAACATAAAAGCTGTTGACGATGTGTCATTTGAAGTAAAAAAAGGCGAACTCTTTGGATTAATAGGACCCGATGGCGCCGGAAAAACTTCAATCTTCAGGATTCTTACCACGCTTTTACTTGCCGACAGCGGAACCGCAATTGTGGAAGGTCATGATGTGGTCAACGAGTATCAGACCATTCGTAATAAAGTGGGTTATATGCCTGGAAAGTTTTCCCTTTACCAGGATCTGACTGTAGCAGAAAATCTGGATTTCTTTGCCACATTATTTGGAACAACCATTGAAGAAAATTATAGCCTTATCAAAGATATTTATGAACAGATCAAACCCTTCAATGATCGCAGGGCAGGGAAACTTTCCGGCGGGATGAAGCAGAAGCTTGCTTTATGTTGTGCCTTGATCCATAAACCCGAAGTGCTGTTTCTGGATGAACCTACTACAGGTGTGGATGTCGTTTCCCGGAAAGAGTTCTGGGACATGCTTGGGAAATTAAAAGAACAGAATATCAGTATTATAGTTTCCACTCCTTATATGGACGAAGCCAGGCTTTGTGATCGGATTGCATTAATTCAGGGTGGAAAAATCATGTCCGTGGACCAACCGGAAATAATTGTAAAGAACTTTCCCAAACCGCTTTTTGCAGTAAAAGCTAAAAATATCTATCAGTTACTGGAAAATTTAAGGTCAGATCAAGCTATTGAAAGTTGCTATGCATTTGGAGAATACCTTCACCTCACTTTAGTATCTGAAACAGGCTCTGAGGAGGATATCATAGAATTAGCCAAGGGATATCATCCTGAAGATTTTGAAGTCATAAAAATTACCCCCACCATAGAAGACAGTTTTATCCGACTGATGCGTGAACAAAAGAATATAAAAGAAACAGCTGATGGAAAATAA
- a CDS encoding DUF6428 family protein encodes MKLSEIKKILPTLENVEFQLENGNFVPEHFHVTEVGTTIKHFIDCGGVIRREKLVNFQLWNANDFEHRLKPGKLLNIIKLSEEKLGIEDHEIEVEYQSTTIGRYDLDFNGKIFILKNKSTACLAQESCGIPIEKQNLILSDLSSKSTISCNPQSGCC; translated from the coding sequence ATGAAATTATCAGAAATCAAAAAAATCTTACCAACATTAGAGAATGTTGAGTTTCAGTTAGAAAACGGAAATTTTGTTCCGGAACATTTCCATGTAACGGAAGTTGGAACGACTATAAAGCATTTTATAGATTGCGGGGGTGTCATCCGAAGAGAAAAACTAGTCAATTTCCAGCTATGGAATGCCAATGATTTTGAGCACAGACTAAAACCCGGCAAACTTTTGAACATTATCAAGTTGTCAGAAGAAAAATTAGGAATAGAAGACCATGAAATTGAAGTGGAATATCAAAGTACCACCATAGGCAGATATGATCTGGATTTTAATGGAAAAATCTTTATCCTAAAAAATAAATCAACCGCCTGCCTGGCCCAGGAATCTTGTGGTATTCCTATTGAAAAGCAAAATCTCATTCTATCCGACCTTTCTTCAAAATCAACCATTTCCTGCAATCCTCAATCTGGATGCTGCTAA
- a CDS encoding ABC transporter ATP-binding protein, with protein MENKAIICKDLTKQFGDFKAVDGISFDVNQGEIFGFLGANGAGKTTAMRILCGLSFPTSGTVIVAGYNVYKQQELIKKNIGYMSQKFSLYDNLTILENIEFYGGVYGVSRADIKTRSNELISTLGLENEAKKLVGSLPLGWKQKLAFSVAVFHKPKIVFLDEPTGGVDPITRRQFWDMIYQAAADGITVFVTTHYMDEAEYCNRITVMVDGRVEAMDSPANLKKQFGTHSMDEVFYQLARGAKRSDG; from the coding sequence ATGGAAAATAAGGCAATAATCTGTAAAGACCTGACTAAACAGTTTGGTGATTTTAAAGCAGTGGATGGTATTTCCTTCGATGTGAATCAGGGGGAGATCTTTGGTTTTTTAGGAGCCAATGGAGCCGGAAAAACTACCGCAATGCGCATCTTGTGCGGACTGTCTTTTCCAACTTCCGGAACAGTAATCGTGGCCGGGTATAATGTGTATAAGCAACAGGAACTGATCAAGAAAAACATTGGGTATATGAGCCAAAAATTTTCTCTCTATGACAACCTTACCATATTGGAGAATATTGAATTTTATGGTGGAGTATATGGGGTTTCCCGAGCCGATATAAAAACACGGAGTAATGAGCTGATTTCTACTCTAGGGTTAGAAAATGAAGCAAAAAAGCTCGTGGGCTCTTTGCCTCTAGGCTGGAAACAAAAACTTGCCTTTTCAGTAGCAGTTTTCCATAAACCTAAAATTGTATTTCTGGACGAACCGACAGGAGGAGTAGATCCTATTACAAGAAGACAGTTTTGGGATATGATCTACCAGGCAGCTGCAGACGGAATCACTGTATTTGTCACCACCCATTATATGGATGAAGCAGAATACTGTAACCGGATTACCGTCATGGTAGATGGAAGAGTAGAAGCAATGGATTCCCCGGCCAATTTGAAAAAACAGTTTGGAACCCACTCGATGGATGAGGTCTTTTATCAACTTGCGAGGGGGGCAAAAAGAAGCGACGGGTAG
- a CDS encoding TolC family protein: MYKNAQKLLLILLLSCTSATTLKAQLENISLEDCYQLAKENYPMIRKKGMIAKTADYNIENANKKYLPQVSFSGQATYQSQTINFSDALGALPINAALPSLSKDQYKIQGEIDQVLYDGGITHNQKDLIKANTELQQQNIEASLYALKQRINNLFFSILLMDAQLKQNDINKSNLQTQIQKTEAALRYGVAYRSNVDELKAEVINIDMMATEYTANRNAYLKMLSIFISKELSDSTKLEVPETENFQTEIVRPELKAFDLQKSVYELQKKQLKSDFLPKVSAFFQGAYGRPTLNIIENKFGPWFITGVRFNWSLDSLYTSSNKKEILELNRKTADVDKETFLFNTKLDLTQQDEQVKKYTQLIVQDENIISLRQSVKQSADAQLDNGVITIHEYIQKLNAEHLARQTLVLHQVQLLQAKYNQKFITGN; the protein is encoded by the coding sequence ATGTATAAAAATGCTCAAAAACTCCTGCTGATTCTTTTACTGAGTTGTACTTCTGCAACAACCCTGAAGGCACAGCTTGAAAACATCAGCCTGGAAGACTGTTACCAGTTGGCAAAGGAAAATTATCCAATGATCAGGAAAAAAGGAATGATTGCAAAAACAGCTGACTACAATATAGAAAATGCCAATAAAAAGTACCTTCCGCAGGTTTCTTTTTCCGGTCAGGCCACTTATCAGTCTCAGACTATTAATTTTTCTGATGCTTTGGGAGCACTTCCGATCAATGCTGCACTTCCTTCACTGAGCAAGGATCAGTATAAAATTCAGGGAGAAATCGATCAGGTATTATATGATGGAGGCATCACCCACAACCAAAAGGACCTGATAAAGGCCAATACAGAATTACAGCAACAAAATATTGAAGCCAGTCTGTATGCATTGAAACAGAGAATTAATAATCTTTTTTTCTCGATCCTCCTCATGGATGCTCAACTGAAACAAAATGATATCAACAAATCCAATCTGCAGACGCAGATCCAGAAAACAGAGGCGGCATTAAGATATGGTGTTGCTTACCGCAGTAATGTAGACGAACTAAAGGCTGAGGTCATCAATATTGATATGATGGCTACAGAATATACAGCCAACAGGAATGCCTATCTTAAAATGCTTTCAATCTTCATTAGTAAAGAGCTTTCTGATTCTACAAAACTTGAAGTCCCCGAAACTGAAAACTTTCAAACTGAAATCGTAAGGCCCGAACTTAAAGCCTTTGATCTTCAAAAGTCTGTGTATGAGCTCCAGAAAAAACAACTGAAATCTGATTTTTTACCAAAAGTGAGCGCATTTTTCCAGGGAGCATATGGCAGGCCGACCCTTAATATTATTGAAAATAAATTCGGCCCCTGGTTTATTACAGGTGTAAGGTTTAACTGGTCTTTAGACAGCTTATACACTTCTTCCAATAAAAAGGAAATTTTAGAACTGAACCGAAAGACAGCAGACGTAGACAAAGAAACATTCCTTTTCAACACAAAACTTGATCTGACACAGCAGGACGAACAGGTAAAAAAATACACCCAGCTTATTGTACAGGATGAAAACATTATCAGCCTTAGACAATCTGTAAAGCAGTCTGCCGATGCTCAGCTCGACAATGGTGTGATTACCATTCATGAATATATTCAAAAACTCAATGCCGAACATCTTGCCAGGCAAACCCTGGTTCTTCATCAGGTCCAATTATTACAGGCTAAATACAATCAGAAATTTATAACCGGAAATTAA